The Anaerolineae bacterium nucleotide sequence GGGAGTGGTGGTAGCCTGGTTGGCCGTAGGCACGCTATACACAGCTCTGCAATGGATGTGGAATACCCAACAGCAAGCCGACCAACTGCTAAATGAGGTCCGCGACCACCGGGCTGAACTCAGTCGCGTTCTTAAATCGTATGAGTTGGCTAATACGCTTCTGCGCCGTACACAACGCGAACTCATCTCTGCCCGCAAACAGGCCGAAGCAGCACGGCGCTTAAAAGAACAATTTGCGGCCAATATCAGTCACGAACTACGCACCCCCCTCAATCTTATCATGGGCTTCAGCGAGGTAATGTATCTTTCCCCCCAGGTATATGGAGAAATGAATTGGTCGCCCACATTGCGTCGAGACGTTTATCATATCTATCATGGCAGCCGTCACCTCTTGGGGATGATTGATGACATCCTGGACCTCTCTCACTTTGAGCTGACCGGATTTACTTTAAGTAAGGAAGCTACGCCTTTGGAGTCGTTACTATGGGATACAGTGGAGATTGCTGAAGACCTCTTCCGAGACCACCCTGTTCAGCTTAAAACAGAAATCGCCCCAGATTTACCCACGTTGGAAATTGATCGCACTCGTATCCGGCAAGTAATCCTCAACCTGCTCAACAACGCCCAACGCTTTACCCAGGCAGGAACAGTACAACTATCGGCGGCCCGGCAGACCGCTAACGAGGTTGTCATCAGCGTTAAAGACACCGGCCCTGGTATCCCGGCTGATAATTTGCCCCATATTTTTGATGAGTTTTATCAGGTTGATCGTTCACTACACCGTAACCACGCAGGCGCTGGTTTGGGGTTGGCTATCAGTAAACATTTTGTGGAAGCGCACGGGGGACATATCTGGGTAGAAAGCGAAGAAGGGAAAGGGTCAACATTTTTCTTTACTTTGCCGGTCTTGAGTTCTTATTTTCATCTGCCGTCTGCACGGATTAAAGAGGCACCAGAGCCGCAGTGGCCAGAGAGTCATCCTTGTATCCTGGTAGTTGACCCTGATCCGGCTGTATCTAACCTGGTCCGACGTCACCTTGGAGAATATGATGTTATGCAAGTGAAGGATGTTGACCGGTTATCAGAAGCGATCATGCTTCACCACCCCCAGGTGGTAGTATGTAATACGCTGCCAGGGCAACAGTATCAACATTGTGACATTGCTATGCCGGTGCCCTTTATTGAATGTTCGTTACCCAGCCATGCTTGGATGGCGAATAATCTGGCCGTAGAAGCTTGCCTGACCAAACCAATTACCGCCCAACAGCTCTTGCCTGAATTTGAACGGCTGGGGTCCATTGAAAACATTTTAATCATTGATGACGATCGGGATTTTATCCAATTGGTGAAGCGAATGTTGGCCGCAACCGGTCAAACCTTTCAGGTAAACCACGCTTACGACGGGGAGGAGGGCCTGACAGCAATACGCGCTCAACAACCCGACCTGGTACTGCTGGATTTGATCCTGCCCAATATGGATGGTTTTCAGGTGCTTGAGCAAATGCACCATGAACCTGGGTTAACCAACATTCCTGTTATTCTATTGACAGCCAGCAGCCTGGCCGAGGACCCTTTTACTCGACCTAACAGCCAGATAGTGATTC carries:
- a CDS encoding response regulator, which encodes GVVVAWLAVGTLYTALQWMWNTQQQADQLLNEVRDHRAELSRVLKSYELANTLLRRTQRELISARKQAEAARRLKEQFAANISHELRTPLNLIMGFSEVMYLSPQVYGEMNWSPTLRRDVYHIYHGSRHLLGMIDDILDLSHFELTGFTLSKEATPLESLLWDTVEIAEDLFRDHPVQLKTEIAPDLPTLEIDRTRIRQVILNLLNNAQRFTQAGTVQLSAARQTANEVVISVKDTGPGIPADNLPHIFDEFYQVDRSLHRNHAGAGLGLAISKHFVEAHGGHIWVESEEGKGSTFFFTLPVLSSYFHLPSARIKEAPEPQWPESHPCILVVDPDPAVSNLVRRHLGEYDVMQVKDVDRLSEAIMLHHPQVVVCNTLPGQQYQHCDIAMPVPFIECSLPSHAWMANNLAVEACLTKPITAQQLLPEFERLGSIENILIIDDDRDFIQLVKRMLAATGQTFQVNHAYDGEEGLTAIRAQQPDLVLLDLILPNMDGFQVLEQMHHEPGLTNIPVILLTASSLAEDPFTRPNSQIVIHRSDGLYPAEVLSCLRAVMDVLEPHYDERSLPNKWMNQGTKN